The Flavobacterium jumunjinense genome includes a region encoding these proteins:
- a CDS encoding Rne/Rng family ribonuclease, which translates to MNKELIIRSGSEAVDFALLKDGKLIELHKEEEKGSNFSVGDIFIAKIRKPVAGLNAAFVNLGYEKDAFLHYHDLGPNLPSLLKFIKLVSAGKQKDYSLKNFPFESEIDKDGVITDILSANQSVLVQIVKEPISTKGPRISSEISLAGRYVVLVPFSDRVSISQKIDSKEEKDRLKRLVQSIKPKGFGVIVRTVAEGKKVAELDKDLQLLLDKWSAMSKRLQTAHHPSKVLGEVNKASSILRDVFNDTFTSINIDDEELYIQTKDYLQEIAPDKVSIVKHYQSKDLPLFEKYHIERQIKTSFGKTVSMSKGAYLIIEHTEALHVIDVNSGNRSNKALSQEDTALEVNMIAAAEIARQLRLRDMGGIIVIDFIDMQNADNRKKLYDFLREEMSDDKAKHKILPPSKFGLIQITRQRVRPEVNIKTREEDPNNENGEIEAPILIIDRIASDLERIIKVHKKVVLNAHPFVAAYLEKGFPSIRSKWFFEHKKWVKIIPRDAYTYLEYHFLDKEGNEIK; encoded by the coding sequence GTGAACAAAGAGTTAATTATTAGATCAGGTTCAGAAGCAGTAGATTTTGCCTTATTAAAAGATGGAAAACTAATTGAATTACACAAAGAAGAAGAAAAAGGAAGCAATTTCAGTGTAGGTGATATTTTTATTGCCAAAATAAGAAAGCCAGTTGCAGGTTTAAATGCAGCATTTGTTAACTTAGGTTACGAAAAGGACGCTTTTTTACATTATCACGATTTAGGCCCAAACTTACCTTCTTTGTTAAAATTTATTAAACTTGTAAGCGCAGGTAAACAAAAAGATTATTCACTCAAAAATTTTCCTTTTGAATCTGAAATCGACAAAGATGGAGTAATCACTGATATTCTTAGTGCCAATCAATCGGTTTTAGTACAAATAGTAAAAGAACCTATCTCTACTAAAGGTCCCAGAATTAGTTCTGAAATATCTTTAGCTGGTAGATATGTCGTTTTAGTTCCTTTTTCAGATCGTGTTTCAATTTCTCAAAAAATTGATTCAAAAGAAGAAAAAGACAGATTAAAAAGATTGGTTCAATCTATTAAACCAAAAGGTTTTGGAGTTATTGTGAGAACAGTAGCTGAAGGCAAAAAAGTAGCTGAACTAGACAAAGACCTACAACTATTATTAGACAAATGGTCAGCCATGAGTAAAAGGCTACAAACAGCCCATCATCCTTCAAAAGTATTGGGAGAAGTAAACAAAGCTTCTTCAATATTAAGAGATGTCTTTAACGATACTTTTACAAGTATCAACATAGATGATGAGGAATTGTATATTCAAACGAAGGACTATTTGCAAGAAATAGCCCCTGATAAAGTGTCTATCGTAAAACACTATCAATCAAAAGATCTTCCTCTTTTTGAGAAATACCATATAGAGAGACAAATCAAAACTTCCTTTGGAAAAACAGTATCAATGAGTAAAGGTGCTTATTTGATTATAGAACACACTGAAGCTTTACACGTTATTGACGTAAACAGTGGAAACCGTTCTAACAAAGCATTAAGCCAAGAAGATACTGCATTAGAAGTAAATATGATTGCTGCTGCTGAAATAGCAAGACAATTACGTTTACGAGACATGGGAGGAATTATTGTTATCGATTTTATCGACATGCAAAATGCCGATAACAGAAAAAAACTATATGACTTCTTAAGAGAAGAAATGAGTGACGACAAGGCCAAGCACAAAATCTTGCCTCCTAGTAAATTTGGATTAATTCAAATTACTAGACAAAGAGTTAGACCCGAAGTTAATATTAAGACAAGAGAAGAAGACCCTAATAACGAAAATGGGGAAATTGAAGCTCCAATCTTAATCATTGACAGAATAGCGTCTGACCTAGAAAGAATTATAAAAGTCCATAAAAAAGTGGTTTTAAACGCCCATCCTTTTGTGGCAGCATACCTTGAGAAAGGTTTTCCATCAATACGTTCAAAATGGTTTTTTGAACATAAAAAATGGGTGAAAATTATACCTCGTGACGCTTACACGTATCTTGAATATCATTTCTTGGACAAAGAAGGAAATGAAATTAAATAA
- a CDS encoding HU family DNA-binding protein — protein MRKKMTKADIVAKISEKLGLEKTDVQATVESFMEEVKNSLETGDNVYLRGFGSFIIKTRAEKTGRNISKNTTIKIPAHNIPAFKPAKVFVESVKTKTEIAV, from the coding sequence ATACGAAAGAAAATGACGAAAGCAGACATTGTAGCTAAAATTTCTGAAAAACTAGGTCTTGAAAAAACTGATGTTCAAGCTACTGTAGAGTCTTTTATGGAAGAAGTAAAAAACTCATTAGAAACAGGAGATAATGTTTATTTAAGAGGCTTTGGAAGTTTCATTATTAAAACTAGAGCAGAAAAAACTGGTAGAAACATTTCTAAGAATACAACAATCAAAATTCCTGCTCACAATATTCCAGCATTCAAGCCTGCAAAAGTATTTGTTGAGAGTGTTAAAACTAAAACTGAAATAGCAGTATAA